A genomic window from Bacteroidota bacterium includes:
- a CDS encoding tetratricopeptide repeat protein encodes MKLSTLIGIIAGVVFLSSCLPHNNRPAYTPDAAEIIKLKNNIDSNLIRNDFEAYISNQLILADIYKKSDSLASWLYCYDRIIKITRDNISLDSAIVYYKVVNDEIWRLPSDSASLNNLAWIHRQIAYEFGPKLQKWQTCIPYYIEGINLIDASDSWTADKAIKFLKPCGSAYTRLGEPQNAIGYLKKCYTICATAADTLNMLKSLNDLGVAYYDIAQYNAAFDTYTKAFALNKSGLYSEEYHGTLCKLITWHIDNKQSDSADFYLQLLSASFLHKITEPDDYGDYYLQLAKYYALNNQNKFAETNFNKAVQKFLESPENRTREAAKVNIELGNLLLQQQNYEKSIAAFHQALTLVIPNRNFTSEAALQDDWLFPENVIMEACCGKGDAFYHKYLLTKNVVDLSTAIHFYESALKTRGLLLDSYTLQSSKIKFEEKTQYLITRLASAKLISDNL; translated from the coding sequence ATGAAGTTAAGCACGCTTATTGGTATAATTGCCGGTGTGGTATTTTTATCATCTTGTTTACCACATAACAATAGGCCTGCCTACACCCCGGATGCAGCGGAAATTATTAAATTAAAAAACAACATTGATTCCAATCTGATTCGCAACGATTTTGAAGCCTATATTTCCAATCAATTAATACTGGCGGATATTTATAAAAAATCGGATTCTTTAGCAAGCTGGTTATACTGTTATGATCGGATCATAAAAATAACCAGAGATAATATTTCATTGGATAGTGCTATTGTATATTACAAAGTAGTTAACGATGAAATTTGGCGACTGCCTTCAGACTCAGCAAGCCTGAATAATTTAGCCTGGATTCACCGACAAATTGCGTATGAATTTGGGCCGAAATTACAAAAGTGGCAAACCTGTATTCCATATTATATTGAAGGGATTAATTTAATAGATGCTTCGGATTCGTGGACTGCCGACAAGGCAATTAAATTTTTAAAACCTTGTGGCAGTGCTTATACACGACTTGGTGAACCCCAAAATGCAATTGGTTACTTGAAAAAATGTTATACTATTTGTGCAACAGCAGCTGATACATTAAATATGCTAAAATCGTTAAATGATTTGGGTGTTGCCTATTATGATATTGCACAATACAATGCAGCTTTTGATACTTACACAAAAGCATTTGCATTAAATAAATCAGGTTTGTATTCAGAAGAATACCATGGAACACTTTGTAAATTAATTACCTGGCATATCGACAATAAACAAAGTGATTCTGCAGATTTCTACCTGCAATTATTAAGCGCCTCTTTCCTGCATAAAATTACAGAACCGGATGATTATGGTGATTATTATCTGCAGTTAGCAAAATATTATGCTTTAAACAATCAAAACAAATTTGCCGAAACTAATTTTAATAAAGCTGTGCAAAAATTTTTAGAAAGCCCTGAAAACCGGACCAGGGAAGCTGCCAAGGTAAATATTGAACTAGGTAATTTATTGTTGCAGCAACAAAATTATGAAAAATCCATTGCGGCATTTCATCAGGCATTAACACTTGTAATTCCAAACAGGAATTTTACATCAGAAGCCGCGTTGCAAGATGACTGGCTTTTTCCTGAGAATGTGATTATGGAAGCTTGTTGTGGGAAAGGAGATGCATTTTATCATAAATATTTATTAACCAAAAATGTTGTGGATTTATCAACTGCCATCCACTTTTACGAGAGTGCCCTTAAAACAAGGGGGTTGTTACTGGATAGTTACACTTTACAATCATCAAAAATAAAGTTTGAAGAAAAAACACAGTATCTAATTACCCGATTGGCATCCGCAAAGCTTATTTCAGACAATCTCTAG
- a CDS encoding response regulator transcription factor, with translation MRLKCLIVDDELPAQKVLAGLLTEYCPSVTISGIARSAEEARQFLRSQSIDLLFLDVNMPNENGFDLLNSIEQEGVTVVFVTGNQEYALRALKASAADFLLKPVDIDELKLAVKKVSALHNLRVQNVQLNTDYINSVNILADNLRNQQQISRITLHHLQGFKIISISDIVYLEADGNYTIFHMQDGEKIVVSRGMGEYEQLLPDDIYIRTHKSFIINLHFLKEYSTVDGYFAIMKDGANIIVSRRRVEFFLDSIKLFSLR, from the coding sequence ATGCGGCTGAAATGTTTAATTGTTGATGATGAATTACCTGCGCAAAAGGTATTAGCGGGATTACTTACTGAGTATTGCCCTTCAGTAACAATTTCGGGTATTGCCCGTTCGGCAGAAGAAGCTCGCCAGTTTTTGCGCAGCCAAAGCATTGATTTATTATTTCTGGATGTAAATATGCCAAATGAAAATGGTTTCGACTTGCTTAATTCTATTGAACAGGAAGGCGTTACGGTAGTTTTTGTAACCGGCAATCAGGAATATGCCTTGCGGGCATTAAAAGCGAGTGCGGCTGATTTTTTGTTAAAACCTGTTGATATTGATGAATTAAAACTTGCGGTAAAAAAAGTATCTGCTTTACATAACCTGAGGGTTCAGAATGTGCAATTAAACACAGACTATATTAATTCGGTAAATATTCTGGCGGATAATTTGCGTAATCAGCAACAAATTTCACGAATTACATTACATCACTTACAGGGATTTAAAATTATTTCTATTAGTGATATTGTTTATCTGGAAGCTGACGGAAACTATACCATATTTCATATGCAGGATGGTGAAAAAATTGTTGTAAGCCGGGGAATGGGGGAATATGAACAATTATTACCCGATGATATATATATCAGAACACATAAGTCATTTATCATAAATCTGCATTTTTTAAAAGAATATTCCACAGTAGACGGTTATTTTGCTATCATGAAAGATGGTGCAAATATTATTGTGAGCCGTCGCAGGGTGGAATTTTTTCTCGATAGCATAAAACTATTCAGCTTACGTTGA
- a CDS encoding histidine kinase encodes MMQNKNSLIDDLCKWKVYFICAFFLFQIPYDCFAENTTPPTLIITSFTINNVEHKYDSVFQLQSDENNIRITYEGVDLSFSGDVTYLYRLKSDGAWDSTKETTINLPALNAGNYSFSVKAKTSTSDWSPAEHINFSIAKPLYARWWFIITITLLTGGSIFYLVYTNNKKYLMRQKQAFIIQQKMNDMENQAKQAMMNPHFVFNALNSIQHYMLDNDKQSANKYLTKFSRLIRMNLDLSTKTDITLEEEFEKLKLYLEIEQLRFGEKLTYDFNINAELETDEVYMPSMILQPFVENAIWHGIMPADKIGKITVSANSINNEKQLQITILDNGIGITNSKNMSKPQTHNSIGIQLTVDRIKLFSSQHNSEGIVTIEDDLKTGGTCVTIILPLIKKLND; translated from the coding sequence ATGATGCAGAACAAGAATTCACTTATCGACGATTTATGTAAATGGAAGGTTTATTTTATTTGTGCATTCTTCCTTTTCCAAATACCTTATGATTGTTTTGCAGAAAACACAACTCCGCCAACGCTGATAATTACATCATTTACAATTAATAATGTTGAACACAAATATGATTCAGTTTTTCAATTGCAATCGGATGAAAATAATATTCGTATTACCTACGAGGGTGTTGACCTAAGCTTTTCGGGAGATGTAACTTATTTATACCGATTAAAATCTGATGGTGCATGGGATTCCACTAAGGAAACAACCATTAATCTTCCGGCATTAAATGCTGGCAATTATTCGTTTTCAGTAAAGGCAAAAACCTCAACTTCAGACTGGTCGCCGGCGGAGCATATTAATTTTTCTATTGCCAAACCTTTATATGCCAGGTGGTGGTTTATTATTACCATTACGTTGCTGACGGGTGGCAGTATATTTTATTTGGTGTATACAAACAATAAAAAATACTTGATGCGGCAAAAACAAGCCTTCATTATTCAACAAAAAATGAATGATATGGAAAATCAAGCCAAGCAGGCGATGATGAATCCGCATTTTGTATTTAATGCATTAAATTCTATTCAACATTATATGCTGGATAATGATAAACAATCCGCAAACAAATACCTTACAAAGTTCAGTCGCTTAATCAGAATGAACCTCGACCTATCCACTAAAACAGATATCACCTTAGAAGAAGAATTTGAAAAATTAAAACTATATCTGGAAATTGAACAATTGCGTTTTGGCGAAAAACTTACATATGATTTTAATATTAATGCTGAACTGGAAACCGATGAGGTATATATGCCAAGTATGATTTTACAACCTTTTGTGGAAAATGCCATCTGGCATGGTATAATGCCTGCTGATAAAATTGGAAAAATAACAGTAAGTGCGAACAGCATTAATAATGAAAAGCAATTACAAATAACGATTTTAGACAATGGCATCGGCATAACAAATTCTAAAAACATGTCAAAACCCCAAACCCATAACAGCATTGGCATTCAACTAACTGTTGACCGAATTAAATTGTTTAGCAGTCAGCATAACAGCGAAGGTATTGTAACCATTGAAGATGACCTAAAAACAGGAGGAACCTGCGTTACGATTATTTTACCGCTTATTAAAAAATTGAATGATTAG